In Desulfovibrio inopinatus DSM 10711, the following are encoded in one genomic region:
- a CDS encoding PilZ domain-containing protein: MEHVYLEKRRHQRFETSIPALVHTKRKTLSSKISRYDSAQIINISLSGALVSIPLKKENAFAFHADEFVLMFDDPKNTNGTNNIWCRPCRIDRNDTTLFVGIEFCQVFQCDWIPEEYVN; the protein is encoded by the coding sequence ATGGAACACGTTTATCTAGAGAAACGAAGGCATCAGCGATTTGAAACATCCATTCCCGCTCTTGTTCATACAAAAAGGAAAACGCTTTCGAGTAAAATCAGCCGCTATGACTCTGCGCAAATTATTAATATCTCGCTAAGCGGGGCTCTTGTTTCTATACCTTTAAAGAAGGAGAACGCATTTGCATTTCATGCCGACGAATTCGTTTTGATGTTTGATGATCCGAAAAATACAAATGGCACCAACAATATCTGGTGTCGCCCCTGCCGGATTGATCGTAATGATACCACACTTTTTGTAGGTATCGAATTTTGTCAAGTATTTCAGTGTGATTGGATTCCAGAAGAATATGTGAATTAG
- a CDS encoding PAS domain-containing hybrid sensor histidine kinase/response regulator: MDASYSSAQLAAWNRSCKSSPAKKNHAILSLRDQTIRDNIASFCRHAGFVVKTLDSFEGFKQLPHCSHVYFVDEKTLRDFEEAGKHALCDCYIVLVLNKNDVLHSTVPKWVADILQAPVDAGEGQSFWRRLALRDVSYADLIATLPLSEPCPETSESVVSPRAQEIVDSSSDFAALMHFDRLVYLNASCRTLLGHVVENNSSVSLDSILSHKQKHLVLREFVNARKKNRMSGFLDVEVVDRNSKRCSLDVHWQKLEYDGGLILFHARDVSLERMAFESLVDSEEKFRSIAHNAPIGLYQCLPNGKCLYVNKSMAKMNGFTSSNDLLLSSPRWQPHCFRDVSQKDLFFQKIENSGYVYNFEAQTTDSGGRTVWTTRNVHSVCRLNGEVQYYEGFVSDIFHLKELERCIKKSRDTIRSLIDASYELIILMTPQGDIVACNKSAARRLKSSPQNVIGKNIYKILLPHIASLFKEKMNKAMQNGYRNIFFAKLKYRTFKVTMAPVHQEGERAIIGCYCNDVTAYDSLTKKFITSISKYTMLFENAGDVIFILDKNYNFLDLNPSACELLGFTSKDLVGTPFSLVTRSDYNSIFNASKSNKINGEASSIRIEILTAESEVIPFEINCKCVSIEETVCFMCIGRDMRPWDNAQAALLKAKEAAESANKAKSDFLSNISHELRTPLSSIMGLIEILLNDNPKEEQIQHLNNVKHASRVLFQLINGILDTAQIEARTFHLKEELVDLHQTIESVYNALCVKEISNEIEFSYFIDSAVPRHCLSDSMRLNQLLYNLCGNALKFTIEGSVHIAAHMFDMKSIPIDAVAVSVPMESLSKEDDSMQILFTIQDTGIGISPQDILRIFDKFTRLEDSHKRAIPGSGLGLAICQGIISRMSGRIWVKSAPDVGTTIYVQIPLQRTQNSDIPLTDSPPSVSTIIHPLSILLAEDNPINLDMLKLILERNGHQIVTASNGFEVLSAVKRNDFDLILMDIYMPQMDGLEASRTLRRDTDTKTASIPIVALTAHAMPGFDKRCQEAGINAYLSKPIAIDQLMKTIVDVVQGESIIFQDEPSRSVIDIKYLVALTGGSDSMVRRICQSYLTHEGEYISAADAAIANYDINELKRVAHSLKSSLSALGAQHGKDIALQVEELARDGDLSGAIDQFLELRKEMAHVAAAIRRYIQQPLPH; the protein is encoded by the coding sequence ATGGATGCTTCGTACTCTTCCGCTCAGTTGGCAGCTTGGAACCGCAGCTGCAAATCATCTCCAGCAAAAAAAAATCATGCGATCTTGTCACTACGAGATCAAACTATTCGTGACAACATTGCATCATTTTGCCGTCACGCAGGATTTGTCGTCAAAACTCTCGATTCATTCGAGGGCTTCAAACAACTACCTCACTGTTCCCATGTGTATTTTGTCGACGAGAAGACGCTCCGTGACTTCGAAGAAGCAGGAAAACATGCTTTATGTGATTGTTATATTGTTCTTGTCCTAAATAAAAATGATGTCTTGCATTCCACGGTGCCTAAGTGGGTTGCCGATATCCTTCAAGCTCCTGTTGATGCAGGCGAAGGGCAATCTTTTTGGAGACGTCTTGCCCTTCGAGACGTTTCCTATGCTGATCTCATAGCAACTTTGCCTTTGTCTGAGCCTTGTCCAGAAACCTCGGAATCCGTTGTTTCTCCACGTGCGCAGGAGATTGTTGATTCCTCTTCTGATTTTGCGGCGTTGATGCATTTTGATCGGCTTGTTTATTTGAATGCATCGTGTCGAACTCTTCTTGGACATGTTGTGGAAAATAATTCATCTGTTTCATTAGATAGTATACTCAGTCACAAGCAAAAGCATTTAGTCTTGCGTGAGTTTGTGAATGCACGCAAAAAGAACAGAATGTCAGGATTCCTTGATGTGGAAGTTGTAGATAGAAATAGCAAACGCTGTTCTTTGGATGTGCATTGGCAAAAACTTGAATATGATGGAGGGCTTATACTCTTTCATGCTCGTGATGTTTCTTTGGAACGCATGGCATTTGAATCTTTAGTTGATTCAGAAGAAAAGTTTCGTAGTATAGCTCATAATGCACCAATTGGTTTGTATCAGTGTCTTCCAAATGGAAAGTGTTTGTACGTGAATAAGTCAATGGCAAAAATGAATGGATTTACGTCATCAAATGATTTGTTGTTGTCGTCTCCACGTTGGCAACCGCATTGTTTTCGTGATGTCTCTCAAAAAGATTTATTCTTTCAAAAGATAGAAAATTCCGGTTATGTTTATAACTTTGAAGCCCAAACAACAGATTCAGGAGGGAGAACCGTTTGGACAACACGAAATGTGCATTCTGTTTGTCGTCTCAATGGAGAAGTTCAGTATTATGAAGGTTTTGTAAGCGATATCTTTCACTTGAAAGAGCTCGAACGATGTATAAAGAAGAGTAGAGATACAATACGGAGCCTTATTGATGCAAGCTATGAGCTTATTATTCTCATGACTCCACAAGGAGATATTGTTGCATGTAATAAGTCAGCTGCTCGTCGACTGAAAAGTTCTCCTCAAAATGTTATTGGGAAAAATATTTATAAAATTTTACTTCCGCATATTGCATCTCTTTTTAAAGAAAAAATGAATAAGGCTATGCAGAACGGTTATAGAAATATATTTTTTGCAAAGCTGAAGTATCGTACTTTTAAAGTGACAATGGCTCCTGTTCATCAAGAAGGTGAGCGTGCTATTATCGGATGTTATTGCAATGATGTGACTGCGTATGATTCTCTTACAAAGAAATTCATAACATCAATCAGCAAGTATACAATGCTTTTTGAAAATGCTGGAGATGTCATTTTTATTCTTGATAAAAACTATAATTTTCTCGACTTGAATCCTTCAGCATGTGAACTTCTTGGATTTACGAGTAAAGATCTCGTTGGGACTCCCTTTAGCCTCGTTACACGATCAGATTACAATTCAATTTTTAATGCCTCTAAATCAAATAAAATCAATGGTGAAGCTTCTTCGATTCGAATTGAAATACTCACTGCTGAGAGTGAGGTGATTCCTTTTGAAATCAACTGCAAATGTGTCAGTATTGAGGAAACCGTCTGTTTTATGTGCATAGGACGTGATATGCGTCCGTGGGATAATGCACAAGCTGCTCTTCTCAAAGCCAAAGAAGCGGCGGAATCTGCAAACAAGGCAAAAAGTGATTTTCTTTCCAATATCAGCCATGAGCTGAGAACTCCCCTCAGCTCGATTATGGGATTGATTGAAATTTTACTGAATGACAATCCCAAAGAAGAGCAAATCCAGCATCTTAATAATGTTAAACACGCATCACGAGTTCTTTTTCAGCTCATCAATGGGATATTAGACACTGCACAAATAGAAGCTCGAACATTCCATTTGAAGGAAGAGCTGGTTGATCTTCATCAAACTATTGAATCTGTATATAACGCACTCTGTGTCAAAGAAATAAGTAATGAGATAGAGTTTTCGTATTTCATTGATAGCGCTGTGCCGCGGCATTGTCTTTCTGATTCCATGCGTCTGAACCAACTTCTGTATAATTTGTGCGGGAATGCATTGAAGTTCACGATAGAAGGTTCTGTCCATATTGCAGCACATATGTTCGATATGAAGAGCATTCCAATCGATGCCGTTGCTGTTTCTGTCCCGATGGAGTCGCTTTCAAAAGAAGATGACTCTATGCAGATCCTTTTTACCATTCAAGACACAGGTATTGGAATTTCTCCTCAAGATATTCTGCGAATTTTCGATAAATTTACACGTCTTGAAGATTCTCATAAGCGGGCGATTCCCGGAAGCGGGCTTGGGTTGGCTATTTGTCAAGGTATTATATCCCGCATGTCTGGACGCATATGGGTGAAAAGTGCTCCCGACGTTGGCACGACTATTTATGTGCAAATTCCGCTTCAACGAACTCAAAATAGCGATATCCCGTTAACCGACTCTCCGCCAAGTGTTTCAACGATAATACATCCCCTTTCTATTCTTTTAGCTGAAGACAATCCTATCAACCTGGATATGTTGAAGCTGATTCTTGAGCGGAACGGGCATCAGATTGTCACAGCGAGTAATGGTTTTGAAGTTCTTTCCGCCGTCAAGCGAAACGATTTTGATCTTATTCTTATGGATATTTATATGCCGCAGATGGATGGTTTGGAGGCATCTCGCACATTACGTCGAGATACTGATACCAAGACCGCTTCAATTCCAATTGTTGCGTTGACCGCTCATGCCATGCCTGGGTTCGATAAACGATGCCAAGAAGCAGGCATCAATGCATATTTGTCAAAACCGATTGCGATCGATCAACTCATGAAGACAATCGTGGATGTTGTACAAGGCGAGAGTATCATTTTTCAGGATGAACCGTCTCGAAGTGTTATTGATATAAAGTATCTTGTTGCTTTGACAGGAGGCAGTGACTCTATGGTCAGACGTATATGTCAAAGCTATCTGACACATGAGGGTGAATATATCAGCGCGGCTGACGCAGCAATTGCAAATTATGATATTAATGAGCTGAAGCGTGTTGCGCATTCATTGAAGTCGTCTCTTTCGGCGCTAGGTGCACAACATGGTAAGGATATTGCTCTTCAAGTTGAAGAACTGGCCCGTGACGGCGATTTGTCAGGAGCAATCGATCAATTTTTAGAGCTACGCAAGGAAATGGCTCATGTCGCCGCTGCTATTCGCAGATATATTCAACAGCCCCTACCTCATTAA
- a CDS encoding polysaccharide biosynthesis/export family protein, with product MQYHLKRILVLGVFTFFIGIVANPALVCAKTAPNTDFHLGGGDVLEVSVWNDEALNREVLVRPDGYISFPLIGDVVAKGRTIEDVRAEIEKRIREFIPDTTVTVMLLKLTSPQVYVVGKVNSPGMYLMQGPTRVMQALAWAGGPTAYASQSSIRILRSENGAQEVFRFDYDDVKSGDDLEQNILLHPGDTIVVP from the coding sequence GTGCAGTATCACTTAAAAAGAATACTTGTTTTGGGGGTTTTCACGTTCTTTATCGGAATTGTCGCAAACCCAGCCCTCGTTTGTGCCAAAACAGCTCCTAACACGGACTTTCATCTTGGTGGGGGAGATGTTTTGGAAGTATCCGTTTGGAATGATGAAGCGCTTAATCGAGAAGTTCTTGTTCGGCCAGACGGATATATATCCTTCCCTCTGATTGGCGATGTCGTTGCAAAAGGACGAACCATCGAAGATGTTCGTGCTGAGATTGAAAAACGCATTCGAGAGTTTATTCCTGATACCACAGTTACTGTCATGCTGCTTAAGCTGACAAGCCCTCAAGTATATGTTGTTGGAAAAGTAAATTCCCCTGGAATGTATCTTATGCAAGGCCCAACGCGCGTTATGCAAGCCCTCGCCTGGGCTGGAGGTCCAACAGCGTATGCGTCTCAATCATCCATACGGATTTTGCGCTCCGAAAATGGTGCGCAAGAAGTGTTTCGGTTTGATTATGACGATGTCAAAAGTGGCGATGATTTAGAACAGAATATACTGCTGCATCCCGGCGACACGATTGTTGTCCCATAA
- a CDS encoding diguanylate cyclase codes for MIIPNTHIDSNTFEKYDELALVSLMLEDRYEEQQIQEITERIIKHRKFLCKKLGREVGPVVAVCDYCTNIHQLVIHPAIISMNQLRHLQEGSIKDELTGCGNRRFLKEEINREVERSRRSGKPYSLIIADIDHFKEYNDNFGHHEGDEVLKETADILQSRCRRIDRLVRYGGDEFVLICPNTEPDAVLFVAERLRKAVEKHQFKKGKLTLSIGVATCKSSYLYWENIFHDADLALYRAKQLGRNRVCVRANDLRHHPRFSVQIPLVLQPGGAHSDTQRAVTNNISRTGMGVISDVAFSLQTNVLATLYNQKKKTIFRVEATAVRTDIEYPGIKGKYTGFRFNSHNISDADFEYFWASFLNH; via the coding sequence ATGATAATTCCCAATACACATATCGATAGCAATACATTTGAAAAGTATGACGAGCTTGCTTTAGTTTCACTTATGCTCGAAGACAGATATGAAGAACAACAAATACAAGAGATCACAGAGCGAATTATCAAACATCGAAAATTTTTATGCAAGAAATTAGGCCGCGAAGTTGGTCCAGTCGTTGCCGTCTGTGATTATTGTACCAATATCCATCAACTCGTTATACACCCTGCCATTATTTCAATGAATCAACTTCGTCATCTTCAAGAGGGATCAATAAAAGACGAATTAACAGGATGCGGCAATAGACGATTTCTTAAAGAGGAGATCAACAGAGAAGTCGAGAGAAGTCGACGATCAGGAAAGCCTTATTCTTTAATTATTGCAGACATTGATCATTTCAAAGAATATAATGACAACTTTGGTCATCACGAAGGGGACGAGGTTTTAAAAGAAACAGCTGATATTTTACAATCTCGTTGTCGACGCATTGACAGGCTCGTTCGTTACGGAGGAGATGAATTTGTTTTAATATGCCCCAATACCGAACCTGATGCCGTATTATTTGTTGCTGAACGTTTGCGGAAAGCCGTAGAAAAGCATCAGTTTAAAAAAGGGAAGCTGACTTTAAGCATTGGTGTAGCAACATGTAAATCCTCATACTTATACTGGGAAAATATCTTTCATGATGCGGACCTGGCGCTGTATCGAGCAAAACAACTTGGCCGTAACCGTGTCTGCGTCAGAGCCAACGATCTTCGGCACCACCCCAGATTCTCAGTACAAATCCCCCTTGTTCTTCAACCAGGTGGAGCGCATTCTGACACTCAACGTGCAGTAACAAACAATATTAGCCGGACAGGAATGGGGGTGATTTCCGATGTTGCATTTAGCCTTCAAACAAATGTATTAGCGACGCTCTATAATCAAAAGAAAAAGACAATATTCCGGGTAGAAGCAACGGCTGTCCGAACTGACATTGAATATCCAGGAATAAAAGGAAAATACACTGGATTCCGTTTCAACTCACACAATATCTCAGATGCAGATTTTGAATATTTTTGGGCTTCATTTCTTAATCACTAG